The following are encoded in a window of Dysidea avara chromosome 4, odDysAvar1.4, whole genome shotgun sequence genomic DNA:
- the LOC136252446 gene encoding protein mono-ADP-ribosyltransferase PARP3-like yields MPARKRKQVADEESTDDASKQGAKEPAKMTVAELRKELLARNLDTTGRKAELVSRLEGALKGSDETDSEQPPSAKKAKVDSTDDGKTAAAQPNKEEEAAGSSSEYDKAVAKLKSGEQKKRTPKVDQMVPGAHGYTVVDDWDCMLNQTNIGQNNNKYYLIQMLQGAFQMYYVWNRWGRVGETGQNAMKGPFRSVDDAAKEFKKKFTDKTKNKWENRDNFVPAPGKYTLLEMDDDDDDDEAGAVVKGDEPDAPPKKVKACSLDKPTQELVRMIFDNDMFNNAMQKLELDTKKMPLGKLSKSQIAKGFEVLEEIEALLANKSTNRAKLSELSSRFYTIIPHDFGRKVPPVIDDEETLRKKFDMLLVLGDIEIAQSMQKDQQEASQKEELEEVPHPLDINYELLQTRLSHVDTKDENYKIIENYIKATEDKTWRKVQLLDAWEVDRNGANTRFASHDHLVNRRLLWHGTNVAVVAAILKSGLRIMPHSGGRVGKGIYFASENSKSAGYVGTTNDSIGVMFLAEVALGREKHIDRDNHTLTKPPDGHDSIVARGQTEPDPKDDKTILLENKQVTVPQGKPIPMATYSHSSFSQSEYLIYKESQCRLRYLLKMKFSY; encoded by the exons ATGCCGGCTAGGAAGAGAAAACAAGTCGCTGATGAGGAATCTACAGATGATGCTAGTAAACAAGGCGCTAAGGAACCGGCCAAGATGACTGTGGCGGAATTACGGAAAGAGCTGCTGGCACGAAACTTAGACACGACGGGCAGAAAGGCTGAGTTGGTATCAAGACTAGAAGGTGCATTGAAGGGCTCCGATGAAACAGACTCAGAACAACCTCCATCAGCTAAAAAGGCGAAAGTGGATTCAA CTGATGATGGCAAGACTGCAGCTGCTCAACCTAATAAGGAAGAAGAGGCAGCTGGTAGTAGTAGTGAATATGATAAAGCTGTGGCCAAGTTGAAGAGTGGAGAACAGAAGAAACGAACACCAAAA GTTGACCAGATGGTACCTGGTGCCCATGGTTACACTGTGGTTGATGACTGGGACTGTATGCTCAACCAAACTAACATCGGACAGAACAACAACAAATACTACCTGATCCAAATGTTACAGGGAGCATTCCAGATGTATTATGTGTGGAACAGATGGGGCCGAGTG GGAGAAACAGGTCAGAACGCCATGAAGGGTCCTTTCCGTAGTGTGGACGATGCAGCTAAGGAATTCAAGAAGAAATTCACGGACAAGACAAAGAACAAATGGGAGAACAGAGACAATTTTGTTCCAGCACCTGGCAAGTACACCTTGTTAGAaatggatgatgatgatgatgatgat GAAGCAGGAGCTGTTGTCAAGGGAGATGAGCCTGATGCTCCTCCTAAGAAGGTGAAGGCATGTTCACTAGATAAGCCAACACAAGAATTAGTTAGGATGATCTTTGATAATGACATGTTCAATAATGCCATGCAGAAACTGGAGCTGG ACACAAAGAAGATGCCCCTGGGCAAGTTGAGCAAGTCACAAATTGCTAAAGGATTTGAG GTGCTGGAGGAGATTGAAGCATTGTTAGCAAATAAATCAACCAACAGAGCGAAGCTTTCAGAGCTGAGCTCCCGTTTCTATACCATCATACCTCATGACTTTGGTCGTAAAGTTCCCCCAGTGATCGATGATGAGGAAACATTAAGGAAGAAATTTGACATGTTATTG GTGTTGGGAGATATTGAAATAGCTCAATCAATGCAAAAGGATCAACAAGAAGCAAGTCAGAAAGAAGAG CTTGAGGAGGTGCCACACCCCCTGGATATTAACTATGAACTACTACAAACTAGATTGAGTCATGTTGACACAAAGGATGAGAATTataag ATCATAGAGAACTATATCAAGGCCACGGAGGACAAAACATGGCGGAAGGTACAACTGTTGGATGCATGGGAAGTGGACAGAAATGGAGCG AACACAAGGTTTGCATCTCATGATCATCTGGTGAACCGACGGTTGTTGTGGCATGGCACCAATGTTGCTGTGGTGGCAGCCATTTTGAAGAGTGGTCTACGCATCATGCCACATTCTGGGGGTCGTGTTGGCAAAGGAATTTACTTTGCATCTGAGAACAGTAAATCAGCTGGTTATG TTGGTACGACTAATGACTCAATTGGGGTGATGTTTCTGGCGGAGGTTGCCCTAGGCAGAGAAAAACACATTGACAGGGATAACCACACCCTCACCAAACCTCCTGATGGACACGACTCTATTGTAGCCCGGGGGCAAACTGAACCAG ATCCTAAGGACGATAAAACCATCTTATTGGagaacaaacaagtcactgtgcctCAGGGCAAACCCATCCCCATGGCAACCTACAGTCACAGCTCTTTCTCACAGAGCGAGTACCTAATTTACAAGGAGAGTCAGTGTAGGCTACGCTACTTGTTGAAGATGAAGTTTAGCTACTAA